From Curtobacterium sp. SGAir0471, the proteins below share one genomic window:
- the mshD gene encoding mycothiol synthase, which translates to MLAVVEMLAAAAVAAGEAPPFSDQTLVDVRAGRATVVGDERGVAVVRDGELELVVAREARGQGVGSALVAQVTGPGAGGATDGAGVPRLAWAHGDHPAAHALADRYGWTPVRTLLQLRAPIADAPDPVELPVGYGLDAFRAGDPEDEDAWLTLNAAAFAHHPEQGRMTLDDLRAREAEPWFSGDDLLLLRDESGALAGSCWLKVEDGTGEFYAVAVRPDLQGQGLGGVLMRAGSARLAGRGLTAAALYVEGDNEPALALYRRSGFTQHAIDVQYARGPGR; encoded by the coding sequence GTGCTCGCCGTCGTCGAGATGCTCGCCGCCGCCGCCGTCGCGGCGGGCGAGGCGCCGCCGTTCTCCGACCAGACCCTGGTCGACGTCCGTGCCGGCCGTGCGACCGTGGTCGGCGACGAGCGCGGGGTCGCCGTGGTCCGTGACGGCGAGCTGGAACTCGTCGTCGCCCGGGAGGCCCGTGGCCAGGGCGTCGGGTCGGCGCTCGTCGCGCAGGTGACCGGCCCGGGCGCCGGGGGCGCGACGGACGGTGCGGGTGTCCCGCGCCTCGCCTGGGCGCACGGGGACCACCCCGCCGCACATGCCCTCGCCGACCGGTACGGCTGGACGCCGGTGCGCACGCTGCTGCAGCTCCGGGCACCGATCGCGGACGCACCCGACCCGGTCGAACTGCCGGTCGGGTACGGGCTCGACGCCTTCCGCGCCGGCGACCCCGAGGACGAGGACGCCTGGCTGACGCTCAACGCTGCAGCCTTCGCGCACCACCCCGAACAGGGCCGGATGACCCTGGACGACCTCCGCGCCCGCGAGGCCGAGCCGTGGTTCTCCGGCGACGACCTGCTGCTCCTTCGCGACGAGTCGGGCGCGCTCGCGGGGTCGTGCTGGCTCAAGGTCGAGGACGGCACCGGCGAGTTCTACGCGGTCGCGGTCCGGCCCGACCTGCAGGGGCAGGGCCTCGGCGGCGTCCTCATGCGCGCGGGATCGGCCCGTCTCGCCGGCCGTGGGCTGACCGCCGCGGCGCTCTACGTCGAGGGCGACAACGAGCCGGCACTCGCGCTGTACCGCCGCTCGGGGTTCACCCAGCACGCGATCGACGTGCAGTACGCGCGCGGTCCCGGCCGGTAA
- a CDS encoding FtsK/SpoIIIE domain-containing protein → MRLLIELDDRRETIEADGWAESSTLGDLVTASIGTPLDPGTPLAVDGHRTSSDTPLRDLVLLEGSRVARTTEEPPRTVDGWSVTLAGGLDAGLVVPVPRSRRLVVGRAPQADVVLPTESASWEHCTVEREDDGVRVRDSGSTNGTVIAGERIDGEGVLLTGTTSVIVGGAVLLLRPELPETTVPAAGTLPNLTPAATAPFNRPPRPGRITDTEPVSPPTRKDVAPASKFSWITVAAPLVLAGAMVLLLGDARFALFALLSPVTAIGMWFEQKHRRAKNLKEEETRFSEAVEGFRGEIAAAAAVEAARRQDLVPDPATVVRRALLPTTDLWQRRSEDEDFLSLHAGTGDAPWRPEVDQRAASAKLEDEAKAAIADSRLTAAPVVADLSDAGVVGIVGDRDGALALARSLLAQATVHCGPADLTVGVFCDAGRQDDWSWASWLPHTRVAGSSTGARWMSAQRDQSAAVLRGLQESLDELPTPNLLVVVDSDVLTEGRDAPARSLLGQGRTVPGVSLRPGERRRRVSGIVIATNEQQLPAACTSIVTVGADAAATVYRPEDRTRVEDVVLAGLTADTAERAARAVAHFDDPELTVPGASLPSLVRLPELLARSAAAHGSTARSAAAHGSTARNAAAHGAPVDTTTAEGIRTLWQTSTGTSTPVGSSESGVLEIDLVRDGPHGLVGGTTGSGKSEFLRSFVAGLAARNDPTRLNFLLVDFKGGAAFAACERLPHTIGTISNLDEQLADRAIRALEAELERRQRVFATAGADIDNLDAYLATQPTEPMPRLLFVVDEFAMLAKEFPDVLTSLVAIAAVGRTLGVHMVLATQRPAGVVSEDILANTNLRVALRVQSREDSTNVIGVPAAAGIGRQQTGRAYVKLGQDDITPVQTALVTGRARDERVEQPVSVRPTDVFGVPAPVPAPAPSASDDTDLDVLIEAVRAANDAAGYAAPRPIWPEALGDRVDLADVPEPSGDGSRRFVPVALADDPDHQRQVAGGWDLDEGNLVLMGIPGSGTSTALSALALRLARTTSPDDLDLLVLDMGPGDLAPLAQLPHTTAYVGSGAGAGELQARFLRHLRADLERRRASPGGRRAVVLVDGLAALRDEYQDFEGQQLLDALYRVYAEGPALGISFAVSTTRAKAVPSAMDEVTTQKWMFRLADPYDYASIGVRQKDVPPPVPGRYVDSTTKLQSHVATPAVPLAEAVAEIAAAWPDAAPKTSAVGRLPDAVRVQDLGAPARFDTDPWRLPVGIAEDDLGTAALEVYDGEHVLVAGPARSGKSTVLLALADQARSAEGVRPAVWAICDRRSPLADGVFDRLAVGADEVPALLAGLRLERGPVLLLVDDAERFDDADQAIASLLSSERPGLCVVAAGRSADLRSLYSHWTRAVRKSRCGVLLQPDVDYDGELLGVPLPRRAPVALTVGRGYAASGGTVRLVQTAAPGA, encoded by the coding sequence ATGCGCCTGCTGATCGAGCTCGACGACCGCCGCGAGACGATCGAGGCCGACGGGTGGGCGGAGTCCTCCACGCTGGGGGACCTCGTCACGGCATCGATCGGCACCCCGCTCGACCCGGGGACGCCCCTGGCGGTCGACGGGCACCGCACGAGCTCGGACACCCCGTTGCGCGACCTGGTGCTCCTCGAGGGGTCCCGGGTGGCCCGTACCACCGAGGAACCGCCGCGCACGGTCGACGGCTGGAGCGTGACCCTCGCGGGCGGCCTCGATGCAGGGCTCGTCGTGCCGGTGCCGCGCAGCCGTCGGCTCGTCGTCGGGCGTGCTCCGCAGGCCGACGTGGTGCTCCCCACCGAGAGCGCGTCCTGGGAGCACTGCACCGTCGAACGCGAGGACGACGGGGTCCGCGTGCGCGACTCCGGGTCGACGAACGGCACTGTGATCGCGGGTGAGCGCATCGACGGCGAGGGCGTCCTGCTCACCGGCACCACGAGCGTCATCGTCGGGGGCGCGGTCCTGCTGCTCCGTCCCGAGCTCCCGGAGACGACGGTCCCGGCTGCGGGGACGCTCCCGAACCTCACCCCGGCGGCCACCGCCCCCTTCAACCGCCCGCCCCGGCCGGGTCGGATCACCGACACCGAGCCGGTGTCCCCGCCGACGCGCAAGGACGTCGCCCCGGCGTCGAAGTTCAGCTGGATCACGGTCGCAGCTCCGCTCGTGCTCGCCGGGGCGATGGTGCTCCTGCTCGGCGACGCCCGCTTCGCCCTGTTCGCGCTGCTCAGCCCCGTGACCGCGATCGGCATGTGGTTCGAGCAGAAGCACCGCCGGGCGAAGAACCTCAAGGAGGAGGAGACGCGCTTCTCCGAGGCGGTCGAGGGCTTCCGCGGCGAGATCGCCGCCGCGGCTGCCGTCGAGGCGGCACGCCGGCAGGACCTCGTGCCCGACCCGGCCACCGTGGTCCGCCGGGCGCTCCTGCCCACGACCGACCTCTGGCAGCGCCGGTCGGAGGACGAGGACTTCCTCAGCCTGCACGCCGGGACCGGTGACGCACCGTGGCGACCCGAGGTCGACCAGCGCGCGGCGTCGGCGAAGCTCGAGGACGAGGCGAAGGCCGCGATCGCGGACAGCCGTCTCACGGCGGCGCCGGTCGTCGCCGACCTGTCGGACGCCGGTGTCGTCGGCATCGTCGGTGACCGCGACGGTGCGCTCGCCCTCGCCCGCAGCCTGCTCGCCCAGGCGACCGTGCACTGCGGGCCGGCGGACCTGACGGTCGGGGTGTTCTGCGACGCGGGCCGGCAGGACGACTGGTCCTGGGCCTCCTGGCTGCCGCACACGCGCGTCGCGGGCAGCAGCACCGGCGCCCGGTGGATGTCGGCGCAGCGCGACCAGAGCGCCGCCGTCCTGCGCGGGCTGCAGGAGTCGCTCGACGAGCTCCCCACGCCGAACCTGCTCGTCGTCGTGGACTCCGACGTGCTCACCGAGGGCCGCGACGCCCCCGCGCGCAGCCTGCTCGGCCAGGGCCGGACGGTCCCCGGGGTCTCGCTGCGCCCGGGGGAGCGGCGACGGCGGGTGAGCGGCATCGTCATCGCCACGAACGAGCAGCAGCTGCCCGCCGCCTGCACGTCCATCGTCACCGTCGGGGCGGATGCGGCCGCGACGGTCTACCGCCCCGAGGACCGCACGCGGGTCGAGGACGTCGTACTCGCGGGCCTCACGGCGGACACCGCGGAGCGCGCCGCCCGCGCCGTCGCGCACTTCGACGACCCGGAGCTCACGGTCCCCGGCGCATCGCTGCCGTCGCTCGTCCGCCTGCCCGAGCTGCTCGCCCGGAGCGCCGCAGCCCACGGCAGCACCGCCCGGAGCGCCGCGGCCCACGGCAGCACCGCCCGGAACGCCGCAGCCCACGGCGCTCCGGTCGACACCACCACCGCCGAGGGCATCCGCACGCTGTGGCAGACCAGCACCGGGACCTCGACGCCCGTCGGTTCCTCGGAGTCCGGCGTCCTCGAGATCGACCTGGTGCGCGACGGCCCCCACGGCCTGGTCGGCGGGACGACGGGGTCCGGCAAGAGCGAGTTCCTCCGCTCGTTCGTCGCGGGCCTCGCGGCCCGGAACGACCCGACCCGGCTCAACTTCCTGCTCGTCGACTTCAAGGGCGGCGCCGCCTTCGCCGCCTGTGAAAGGCTGCCGCACACGATCGGCACGATCAGCAACCTCGACGAGCAGCTCGCCGACCGGGCGATCCGCGCGCTCGAGGCCGAGCTCGAGCGACGCCAGCGGGTCTTCGCAACCGCCGGCGCCGACATCGACAACCTCGACGCCTACCTGGCGACCCAGCCGACCGAGCCGATGCCGCGCCTGCTCTTCGTGGTCGACGAGTTCGCGATGCTCGCGAAGGAGTTCCCCGACGTCCTGACCTCGCTCGTCGCGATCGCCGCGGTGGGCCGCACGCTCGGGGTGCACATGGTGCTCGCGACGCAGCGCCCCGCGGGCGTCGTGAGCGAGGACATCCTCGCGAACACGAACCTCCGGGTCGCACTCCGCGTGCAGAGCCGCGAGGACTCGACCAACGTCATCGGCGTCCCCGCAGCCGCCGGCATCGGCCGGCAGCAGACCGGCCGGGCCTACGTGAAGCTCGGGCAGGACGACATCACCCCGGTGCAGACCGCCCTCGTCACCGGGCGCGCGCGTGACGAACGCGTCGAGCAGCCGGTCTCGGTCCGCCCGACCGACGTCTTCGGCGTCCCCGCCCCAGTACCGGCGCCCGCTCCGAGCGCGTCGGACGACACCGACCTCGACGTCCTCATCGAGGCGGTCCGCGCCGCGAACGACGCCGCCGGGTACGCCGCTCCCCGTCCGATCTGGCCCGAAGCACTCGGGGACCGTGTCGACCTCGCGGACGTCCCCGAGCCGAGCGGCGACGGGAGTCGCCGCTTCGTGCCCGTCGCGCTCGCCGACGACCCGGACCACCAGCGCCAGGTCGCGGGCGGCTGGGACCTCGACGAGGGCAACCTCGTCCTGATGGGCATCCCGGGCAGTGGCACGAGCACCGCCCTGTCCGCACTCGCGCTGCGCCTCGCGCGGACGACGAGCCCGGACGACCTCGACCTCCTCGTGCTCGACATGGGGCCCGGCGACCTGGCGCCGCTCGCGCAGCTGCCGCACACCACGGCCTACGTCGGCTCGGGTGCGGGGGCCGGCGAGCTGCAGGCACGCTTCCTCCGGCACCTGCGCGCGGACCTCGAGCGTCGGCGCGCGAGCCCCGGCGGACGTCGGGCCGTCGTGCTGGTCGACGGCCTCGCCGCACTCCGGGACGAGTACCAGGACTTCGAGGGGCAGCAGCTGCTCGACGCCCTGTACCGCGTGTACGCCGAGGGGCCGGCACTCGGCATCTCGTTCGCCGTCTCCACGACCCGCGCGAAGGCCGTGCCGTCGGCGATGGACGAGGTCACGACCCAGAAGTGGATGTTCCGCCTGGCCGACCCGTACGACTACGCGTCCATCGGCGTCCGCCAGAAGGACGTCCCACCGCCGGTGCCGGGGCGGTACGTCGACTCGACGACGAAGCTGCAGAGCCACGTCGCGACGCCCGCGGTGCCCCTCGCCGAGGCAGTCGCCGAGATCGCCGCCGCGTGGCCGGACGCCGCGCCGAAGACGAGCGCCGTCGGCCGGCTGCCCGATGCGGTCCGGGTGCAGGACCTCGGTGCGCCGGCGCGCTTCGACACCGATCCGTGGCGCCTGCCGGTCGGGATCGCCGAGGACGACCTCGGCACCGCGGCACTCGAGGTCTACGACGGCGAGCACGTGCTCGTCGCCGGCCCGGCGCGCTCCGGCAAGTCCACGGTGCTCCTCGCCCTGGCCGACCAGGCGCGGTCCGCCGAGGGCGTCCGTCCCGCCGTGTGGGCGATCTGCGACCGCCGGTCCCCGCTCGCCGACGGTGTCTTCGACCGCCTCGCCGTCGGGGCCGACGAGGTCCCCGCCCTGCTGGCCGGCCTCCGCCTGGAGCGCGGCCCGGTCCTGCTGCTCGTCGACGACGCCGAACGCTTCGACGACGCCGACCAGGCGATCGCCTCGCTGCTGTCGTCCGAGCGACCGGGGCTCTGCGTGGTCGCCGCCGGCCGGTCCGCCGACCTCCGCTCGCTCTACAGCCACTGGACGCGGGCGGTCCGGAAGTCCCGCTGCGGCGTGCTCCTGCAGCCCGACGTCGACTACGACGGCGAACTGCTCGGGGTCCCGTTGCCCCGCCGCGCGCCCGTCGCACTGACCGTCGGCCGCGGCTACGCCGCGTCGGGCGGCACCGTCCGCCTCGTCCAGACCGCCGCACCCGGCGCCTGA
- a CDS encoding winged helix-turn-helix domain-containing protein, whose amino-acid sequence MAQLLVLTSAAPGDVLPSLGLLSHRIRHVPAEAAQLVNAPQSDLMFVDARLDLVSAKALCKILATSGSTTPIILVVTEGGLTAVNSEWNVDDVVLESAGPAEVDARIRLTTGRAAKNPSGSKIQASGVVIDEASYSAKVRGRPLDLTFKEFELLRFFASHPSRVFTREQLLSEVWGYDYFGGTRTVDVHVRRLRAKLGDLESLIGTVRNVGYRFNVHDDEAERLAGQ is encoded by the coding sequence GTGGCCCAGCTCCTGGTACTCACCTCAGCCGCGCCCGGCGACGTCCTGCCGAGTCTCGGTCTCCTGAGCCACCGGATCCGCCACGTGCCCGCCGAGGCCGCCCAGCTCGTCAACGCCCCGCAGAGCGACCTGATGTTCGTCGACGCCCGTCTCGACCTCGTCAGCGCCAAGGCCCTGTGCAAGATCCTCGCGACGAGCGGCTCGACGACGCCGATCATCCTCGTCGTGACCGAGGGCGGGCTCACCGCGGTGAACAGCGAATGGAACGTCGACGACGTCGTGCTCGAGAGCGCCGGCCCCGCCGAGGTCGACGCCCGCATCCGGCTCACCACGGGCCGCGCCGCGAAGAACCCCTCGGGGTCGAAGATCCAGGCCTCCGGTGTCGTCATCGACGAGGCGAGCTACTCGGCGAAGGTGCGTGGTCGGCCGCTCGACCTGACCTTCAAGGAGTTCGAGCTCCTGCGCTTCTTCGCCTCGCACCCGTCGCGCGTGTTCACCCGCGAGCAGCTCCTCAGCGAGGTCTGGGGTTACGACTACTTCGGCGGCACCCGCACGGTGGACGTGCACGTGCGACGCCTCCGCGCGAAGCTCGGCGACCTCGAGTCGCTCATCGGCACGGTCCGCAACGTCGGCTACCGCTTCAACGTGCACGACGACGAGGCCGAGCGCCTCGCGGGACAGTAG
- a CDS encoding protein kinase domain-containing protein, which translates to MTEQGRAQYGRGEPLGASYRLVDLLGTGATGEVWRAEHTATGEHVAAKLLRAELAADPTVVERFVRERTVLLGLQHPSIVRVRDLVVEGDRLAIVMDLVGGGSARDLLAGAGTLPPRDALTITAETLDALAAAHEQDVTHRDVKPDNVLLATPWTPGTTGDVRVSDFGIASVMADRQRTTTGLLGTPQYMAPESISQGRSGPAADVYGAGVMLYELLAGRTPFAGPGTDFAVAYRHVTSDPPQLDVPTALWSAVSSMLAKDPAARPAAADAAATLRRLARQLADAPALRPTSDPESFAEVERPATVVRGVRPTDETPTPAPTAGADDAGPAPVLGRAGSQTVFRPLARPPVVPAREPEAPARSRWQRPDWLTNSMLGLGALGVVLVAALVVGGVVWLPGALGGKGTPSAARTAQAASAYQQDRPLPTGLSTTRKATVDPQAGTVALSITYAAQAATLRGPLLEVVPGVGERSECPAVTWDGDAAAGDDVTGARNQPSVTGVDVRCGWTLSDVVVPAGEDVTVEATVRLADVPDQAGLQEWLDAAGSATTTAVTDQSVTGTSYPVQRLQGVEVRTPDRTVSQTTLPVTLVPVWPSGADELNPLYRSPSTGAPSEMLTDVAGGESGVRFADGCSGALAVSSDGLVVTALSVAPSCTVRATVGNFTDLESSPFGITTRD; encoded by the coding sequence GTGACGGAGCAGGGTCGGGCGCAGTACGGCCGCGGCGAGCCGCTCGGGGCGTCGTACCGGCTGGTCGACCTGCTCGGCACCGGCGCGACCGGCGAGGTCTGGCGCGCCGAGCACACCGCGACCGGCGAGCACGTCGCGGCGAAGCTGCTGCGCGCCGAGCTCGCCGCAGACCCCACCGTCGTCGAACGCTTCGTGCGCGAACGCACCGTGCTGCTCGGTCTGCAGCACCCGTCGATCGTCCGGGTCCGTGACCTCGTCGTCGAGGGCGACCGGCTCGCGATCGTCATGGACCTGGTCGGCGGGGGCTCCGCGCGGGACCTGCTCGCCGGTGCGGGGACCCTGCCGCCGCGGGACGCCCTGACGATCACCGCCGAGACGCTCGACGCCCTCGCCGCCGCACACGAGCAGGACGTCACACACCGCGACGTCAAGCCCGACAACGTGCTGCTCGCGACACCGTGGACGCCCGGCACGACGGGTGACGTCCGGGTGTCGGACTTCGGCATCGCGTCGGTGATGGCCGACCGGCAGCGCACCACGACCGGGCTGCTCGGCACGCCGCAGTACATGGCGCCCGAGTCGATCAGCCAGGGACGCTCGGGGCCGGCGGCCGACGTGTACGGCGCCGGGGTGATGCTCTACGAGCTGCTCGCCGGACGCACTCCCTTCGCCGGACCCGGGACCGACTTCGCCGTCGCCTACCGACACGTGACCTCCGATCCGCCGCAGCTCGACGTCCCCACGGCGCTCTGGTCGGCGGTGTCGTCGATGCTCGCGAAGGACCCGGCCGCCCGCCCCGCGGCCGCCGATGCCGCGGCCACCCTGCGCCGGCTCGCCCGGCAGCTCGCCGACGCCCCCGCGCTGCGCCCGACGTCGGACCCGGAGTCCTTCGCCGAGGTCGAGCGGCCGGCCACGGTGGTGCGCGGCGTCCGGCCGACGGACGAGACCCCGACTCCGGCACCGACGGCAGGTGCGGACGACGCGGGCCCCGCTCCCGTGCTCGGGCGGGCGGGCTCGCAGACGGTGTTCCGGCCGCTCGCCCGACCGCCGGTCGTGCCCGCCCGCGAACCGGAGGCCCCCGCACGCAGCCGGTGGCAGCGCCCGGACTGGCTGACGAACAGCATGCTCGGCCTCGGCGCCCTCGGCGTGGTGCTCGTCGCGGCGCTCGTCGTCGGCGGCGTCGTCTGGCTCCCCGGCGCCCTGGGCGGGAAGGGCACACCGAGCGCTGCCCGCACCGCACAGGCGGCCAGCGCCTACCAGCAGGACCGCCCGCTGCCGACCGGGCTCTCGACGACCCGCAAGGCGACCGTCGACCCGCAGGCCGGGACCGTCGCGCTGTCGATCACCTACGCCGCGCAGGCCGCGACGCTCCGCGGACCGCTGCTCGAGGTGGTACCCGGTGTCGGTGAACGCTCCGAGTGTCCCGCGGTGACGTGGGACGGGGACGCGGCGGCGGGCGACGACGTCACCGGCGCCCGGAACCAGCCGTCGGTGACCGGCGTCGACGTCCGGTGCGGGTGGACGCTGTCCGACGTGGTGGTCCCGGCGGGCGAGGACGTCACCGTCGAGGCCACCGTGCGGCTGGCCGACGTCCCCGACCAGGCCGGCCTGCAGGAGTGGCTCGACGCCGCCGGGAGCGCGACCACGACCGCCGTGACGGACCAGTCCGTGACCGGGACGTCGTACCCCGTGCAGCGGTTGCAGGGCGTCGAGGTCCGCACCCCCGACCGCACGGTCAGCCAGACCACGCTGCCGGTGACCCTCGTGCCGGTGTGGCCGAGCGGCGCCGACGAGCTGAACCCGCTCTACCGCAGTCCCTCGACCGGTGCCCCGTCGGAGATGCTCACCGACGTGGCCGGCGGAGAGTCCGGGGTGCGCTTCGCCGACGGGTGCTCGGGCGCGCTGGCGGTGTCGTCGGACGGTCTCGTCGTGACCGCACTGTCCGTCGCGCCCTCGTGCACGGTCCGGGCGACGGTGGGCAACTTCACGGACCTCGAGAGCTCGCCCTTCGGCATCACCACCCGCGACTGA